A window of the Hordeum vulgare subsp. vulgare chromosome 5H, MorexV3_pseudomolecules_assembly, whole genome shotgun sequence genome harbors these coding sequences:
- the LOC123395868 gene encoding histone-lysine N-methyltransferase ASHH3-like isoform X2 produces the protein MLSDSRSDACATVACSRSSPARVSWGPERVFDELTKALKDPADFVDFDLPSALKEWKLGYYIPIKRNVYLTKKRVEDDGIFCSCSLSSGSPVTCGKDCQCGMLFSCCSSNCKCENNCANKSFQLRPLFKTKLIKTEKCGFGLIAEDEIKKGEFVIEYVGEVIDDRTCEERLWKMKRQRYTNFYLCEVSSNMVIDATNKGNKSRFINHSCEPNTEMQKWTVDGETRVGIFALRDIERGEELTYDYKFVQFGADQDCHCGSSNCRKMVGTSKSVNSFILHNGNSANSQDQHDMKKRKTTSDNCIGEIIRLWDRRDKMYVPAVVHDYDEYTGMHTLLLDEETTEKFDMREEDWDFLPRPEDPEED, from the exons ATGCTCTCCGACTCGCGCAGCGACGCATGCGCAACTGTTGCCTGCTCTCGCAGCTCGCCTGCTCGTGTCTCCTGG GGCCCCGAGCGTGTTTTTGATGAATTGACTAAGGCGCTGAAAGATCCTGCAGATTTTGTAGATTTTGATCTGCCATCTGCGTTGAAAGAATGGAAGCTAGGCTACTATATACCAATTAAGCGGA ATGTTTATCTTACTAAGAAGCGGGTTGAAGATGATGGCATTTTTTGTTCTTGCTCCCTTTCTTCTGGATCACCAGTTACTTGTGGAAAAGATTGCCAATGCgg GATGCTGTTCTCTTGTTGTTCATCAAACTGTAAATGTGAGAACAACTGTGCTAATAAATCATTCCAGCTCCGACCTTTGTTCAAAACAAAATTGATTAAG ACAGAGAAATGTGGCTTTGGATTGATAGCCGAGGACGAAATAAAGAAAGGAGAATttgtcatagaatatgtaggagaag TTATTGATGACAGAACTTGCGAGGAAAGACTGTGGAAAATGAAGAGACAACGTTACACTAACTTCTATCTTTGTGAGGTCAGTAGCAATATGGTCATTGATGCAACAAACAAGGGGAACAAGTCCAGGTTCATCAATCATAGTTGTGAACCAAACACAGAGATGCAGAAATG GACTGTAGATGGAGAGACCCGAGTTGGAATTTTTGCTCTTCGTGACATAGAGAGAGGGGAGGAGCTGACCTATGACTATAA ATTTGTCCAGTTTGGAGCAGACCAAGATTGTCATTGTGGATCTTCAAACTGCAGAAAAATGGTTGGCACGTCTAAGTCGGTCAACTCATTTATTCTCCACAATGGTAACTCAGCAAACTCACAAGATCAGCAtgacatgaagaaaagaaagacAACCTCAGATAACTGTATTGGGGAAATCATCCGTTTATGGGATCGACGGGACAAAAT GTATGTCCCAGCAGTTGTACATGACTATGATGAGTACACTGGAATGCATACC TTACTGCTTGATGAAGAAACtactgaaaaatttgatatgagagAGGAAGATTGGGACTTCCTACCG
- the LOC123395868 gene encoding histone-lysine N-methyltransferase ASHH3-like isoform X1 has translation MLSDSRSDACATVACSRSSPARVSWGPERVFDELTKALKDPADFVDFDLPSALKEWKLGYYIPIKRNVYLTKKRVEDDGIFCSCSLSSGSPVTCGKDCQCGMLFSCCSSNCKCENNCANKSFQLRPLFKTKLIKTEKCGFGLIAEDEIKKGEFVIEYVGEVIDDRTCEERLWKMKRQRYTNFYLCEVSSNMVIDATNKGNKSRFINHSCEPNTEMQKWTVDGETRVGIFALRDIERGEELTYDYKFVQFGADQDCHCGSSNCRKMVGTSKSVNSFILHNGNSANSQDQHDMKKRKTTSDNCIGEIIRLWDRRDKMYAFTTSNLVDGVRCPFIYRFQFPSQFKPLSFNILPFRYVPAVVHDYDEYTGMHTLLLDEETTEKFDMREEDWDFLPRPEDPEED, from the exons ATGCTCTCCGACTCGCGCAGCGACGCATGCGCAACTGTTGCCTGCTCTCGCAGCTCGCCTGCTCGTGTCTCCTGG GGCCCCGAGCGTGTTTTTGATGAATTGACTAAGGCGCTGAAAGATCCTGCAGATTTTGTAGATTTTGATCTGCCATCTGCGTTGAAAGAATGGAAGCTAGGCTACTATATACCAATTAAGCGGA ATGTTTATCTTACTAAGAAGCGGGTTGAAGATGATGGCATTTTTTGTTCTTGCTCCCTTTCTTCTGGATCACCAGTTACTTGTGGAAAAGATTGCCAATGCgg GATGCTGTTCTCTTGTTGTTCATCAAACTGTAAATGTGAGAACAACTGTGCTAATAAATCATTCCAGCTCCGACCTTTGTTCAAAACAAAATTGATTAAG ACAGAGAAATGTGGCTTTGGATTGATAGCCGAGGACGAAATAAAGAAAGGAGAATttgtcatagaatatgtaggagaag TTATTGATGACAGAACTTGCGAGGAAAGACTGTGGAAAATGAAGAGACAACGTTACACTAACTTCTATCTTTGTGAGGTCAGTAGCAATATGGTCATTGATGCAACAAACAAGGGGAACAAGTCCAGGTTCATCAATCATAGTTGTGAACCAAACACAGAGATGCAGAAATG GACTGTAGATGGAGAGACCCGAGTTGGAATTTTTGCTCTTCGTGACATAGAGAGAGGGGAGGAGCTGACCTATGACTATAA ATTTGTCCAGTTTGGAGCAGACCAAGATTGTCATTGTGGATCTTCAAACTGCAGAAAAATGGTTGGCACGTCTAAGTCGGTCAACTCATTTATTCTCCACAATGGTAACTCAGCAAACTCACAAGATCAGCAtgacatgaagaaaagaaagacAACCTCAGATAACTGTATTGGGGAAATCATCCGTTTATGGGATCGACGGGACAAAATGTATGCCTTCACAACTTCAAATCTGGTTGATGGTGTTAGATGTCCTTTTATTTATCGTTTTCAGTTTCCGTCCCAGTTTAAACCCTTGTCTTTCAATATTCTGCCTTTCAGGTATGTCCCAGCAGTTGTACATGACTATGATGAGTACACTGGAATGCATACC TTACTGCTTGATGAAGAAACtactgaaaaatttgatatgagagAGGAAGATTGGGACTTCCTACCG
- the LOC123396748 gene encoding zinc finger CCCH domain-containing protein 54-like, with product MVDVDGGRACFLCISTDGRRPLLDPGMTLRSMMDEGSRVDNAITPTSARGTQLLGVSRAREGALVMQGEGRHTRPSAVLNREKKRHVQHQRALMVGYVGRSDPIHVQAAAMEPAELAKIIFSRVQEVEPDNVSKIVGCILLREPDEDELVYTDGFAVDHHIHGGATPGSLESLEIEITELLHSRRGQPVSIASLPTLYGEKYGKGLQADGYLTESQRHGKAGFSLTKLLSRLNKIRVIERPHGQHSVVLAEDAAKYSDCRSDRGGEITASSHQIYLTFPSDSNFTEDDVANYFGQYGPVRDVRIPCQDQRMFGFVSFQNPETVTALLMRRNPHFICGSRVLAKAYREKTKCINERTNNNKSTTHCYPSRWIETDPEFYPDQYDSPRLERRQLARDRQQLLELERRHLAGLRVVEPQCAAYFDCSIGDVTPFSSQSQSQSAGSKEVGRTMDPLAAADQLDDIVSTSQSQAPPIHANNSYDDQESNQIELLPESPFASSAPTGNGI from the exons ATGGTGGACGTAGACGGCGGTCGTGCTTGCTTTCTTTGCATCTCAACGGACGGGCGGAGGCCGCTGCTGGACCCCGGCATGACATTGAGGTCGATGATGGATGAGGGAAGCAGGGTGGACAACGCGATCACGCCAACATCTGCGAGGGGCACT CAACTTCTTGGAGTATCCCGTGCACGGGAGGGTGCGCTGGTGATGCAAGGGGAAGGTCGGCATACTCGCCCCTCTGCCGTCCTCAACCGCGAGAAAAAGAGACATGTCCAACATCAA AGGGCGCTCATGGTTGGTTACGTAGGGCGCTCCGATCCGATCCATGTCCAGGCGGCGGCAATGGAGCCCGCGGAGCTAGCCAAGATCATCTTCTCCAGGGTGCAGGAGGTGGAGCCCGACAACGTCAGCAAGATCGTCGGCTGCATCCTGCTGCGGGAGCCCGACGAGGATGAGCTC GTGTACACGGACGGGTTCGCCGTGGACCACCACATTCACGGCGGGGCCACGCCGGGCTCGCTCGAGAGCCTGGAGATAGAGATCACGGAGCTGCTCCACTCCCGGCGCGGGCAGCCGGTGTCCATCGCGTCGCTGCCCACGCTCTACGGCGAGAAGTACGGCAAGGGGCTCCAGGCCGACGGCTACCTGACCGAGAGCCAGCGGCACGGCAAGGCCGGCTTCAGCCTCACCAAGCTGCTCTCCCGCCTCAACAAGATCAGGGTCATCGAAAG GCCGCACGGGCAGCACTCGGTGGTTCTCGCCGAGGACGCCGCCAAGTACTCCGACTGCCGGAGCGACAGGGGAGGGGAGATCACGGCCAGCTCGCACCAGATATACCTGACGTTTCCTTCCGACAGCAACTTCACCGAGGACGACGTCGCAAATTATTTTGG GCAGTACGGGCCGGTGCGTGACGTTCGGATCCCATGCCAAGACCAGCGAATGTTCGGGTTCGTCAGCTTCCAGAACCCGGAGACTGTGACGGCCCTTCTCATGCGCCGCAACCCGCATTTCATCTGCGGATCACGGGTCCTCGCCAAAGCATACAGAGAGAAGACTAAATGCATCAATGAGAG gaccaacaacaacaagTCGACGACGCATTGCTATCCTTCACGCTGGATCGAGACAGATCCAGAGTTCTATCCAG ACCAGTATGATTCTCCAAGGCTGGAGAGGAGGCAACTGGCGCGCGACAGGCAGCAGCTGCTGGAGCTCGAGAGGAGGCACCTGGCCGGGCTCCGGGTAGTAGAGCCGCAGTGCGCCGCCTACTTCGACTGTAGCATCGGGGACGTCACTCCTTTCAGCTCCCAGTCCCAATCCCAGTCCGCAG GTTCCAAGGAAGTGGGTCGGACGATGGATCCCCTAGCCGCGGCTGATCAACTTGATGATATCGTCTCAACCAGCCAGAGCCAGGCCCCTCCCATACATGCAAACAACAGCTACGATGACCAAGAGAG CAACCAGATTGaactcctcccggagagcccattCGCATCGTCGGCGCCTACTGGCAACGGCATATGA